In the Canis lupus dingo isolate Sandy chromosome 28, ASM325472v2, whole genome shotgun sequence genome, aaggaaacaaGATGGTAGAGTCTTCTTTTTCACTcaatactataaaatattctaaataaaagtgtgacaaaatgaaaaaaatgaggagtTTAAGATTTATCTCGAGGAGAGACAGGTTTAATGAGAAGATCAGAGATTCTAAGGGCATTGTGGGTGCCTTCTGGAGCTTTTGGAGGATGGAGTAACTCCTGATCCActctgctcaggtcatagtcGGCTTCTTCTGTGTCCATGGAGCTGTTTCTCTGGGCGTCCCAACACAAGACCACACATGGATGTGTTCCCACTGCTTTCACTCAGTAATATAATTTCCTAaactgggcgcctgggtggctcagtggttgagcatctgcctttgtctcaggtcatgatcctggggtgctgggatagagtaccacattgggatccccgtagggaagctgcttctccttttatgtctctgcctctctctgtctctcatgaataaagaaataatcttaaaaaaaaaaaaaaaaagactttgcccCAGCCAAAGGAATATCTCCCCTGTTTTCtatctctgagtctctctctggATCTTAGTGGCCCTTTCTCTCTCAGGGAGGTGTTCTCTCTTGGTCTTTTCATCTTAGGATACCCAAGGTAAGGGAGGCAGCTTTGAAAGTATGTGTTGGCAGGTGGCAGTAATTGATTGGGTTTGTAGAACCTGTTCTTAGGTATTTGAAGAAGAGGGGACATGTTGCTGAGCAATCAGAGGCCTTGTGTGAGAAAGAAATGCCTCCACAACATATCAAAGCAGAGTTGGTGGATGGATCCTGAGGTGCTATGGTCCCAGGTTCTCCCACGAGGAGACCCTGCTTGTTCACCAACAATGGCCCTCTGTGCATGAAGGAACCAGGACTCCTGGAAGCCTCCTCACAGAAGCAATGGTGAAGGTATGACCTGAGCCAGCTGGTGATGTCCACAGGCTTTTCCCCAGATGGCAAGTAAATCGCTACTCAGCCTACCCTTCTGGTCCTGTGTTCATCCACTCagtcctcttgctctctctttctagagAGTAGATTGGAGGCCTTTCTCTCTACTCATCAAGAGTATAGCCCTCATTTCTAATAATCTCCTGGAACTACCTTTGCTTTCATGCCACTCTATTTACCCtcaatacacacagacacacacacacagtctattTTAGAATTGTCTTCCTTAAATACTCTCTGATCACAGACACACATGGGAACAATGAATGACCCAGCTCTGTGCTATCCCAGTGCTCAGGGAACACATGACTCCCCATGATTTCTACTTTGAGATgttcagaaataagaaattacTTCCCCTCATACATCccctttaagttttatttatatccCAACTTGCACCACGCTGGCTCTGGCCAACCCTTCCCATGGAAACCAGGTGtgatggggtttttgtttgtttgttttgttttattttttctgagaaaagagatgtggaaaaagataaaaagacaagacATGCAGAAATCAAGCCCCTTTCCCCAAATCATAAAGAAAAGCATAGGTCGAGAAGAGGATCGAAGGGCTCCTTCTGGATCTCACTTGGTGCTTCACTGCTTATTAAACAACAAGATCTGAATGTTGGGATGAATCTTTAGCTCTGTCACCTACAGAGACAAATCAACCCAAAAGTTTTCCAGATCTGCAAATGAAATTTGGATTGGTTAAGAAGCAGCTTGGCATCTCTTCTCGCTCTGAGCGCGAATCCCTGGATTTTAAGCTCTGTTCCAGCTCCAGATCTGCTCCTTGACTGAACTGCATCATTCCAGGCTCAATCTGGGCATAAGCCACCACaatcccctccttctctccatttCGACAGCAGGACGGTAAGTGTCATGCATGGGCTCCTCGCTTCCTGCTACAGTCTTCACATATACATGGGCTCCTTCTGCTCCCATCAGATTCTTCTCATGTGTGGGTGACCTCCTAGGATTCTTGAGAAAACaaacagatttttcaaaaatagagcAAAGGCTCCTGCTTCTAGCCAAACTGGAACAACAACAACCAGATTTACCCTCCCACCTAAAACAACCAatagtcagaaagaaaaaaaaaaaacacaaaacatttaaaaccatagtttttgggcagcccgggtggctcagcggtttagcgctgcctttggccctggacgtgatcctggagacctgggatcgagtcccacatcgggctccctgcatggagcctgcttctccctctatgtccctctctctctctctctctctctctctctctctgtatctctcatgaataaataaataaaatcttttttaaaaaataaataaaaaataaaacaatagttttCAAGACACTGGACATCAGGCAAGGAAGGATGCGATCcttgagagaaaacaaatgaggaaaggcCTACAATTGCCAAGCTTAACGCCTTGGCAGATCTTTTCTGCTACTCAACTCTCTTTTGTTTAAATGTTagtatggtatttctttttcattccttttatctttAATCTATTAGTGTCTCTATATTTAACGTGAGTTTTTGCAGACAGTGTATAGCTGGATCTTGTTTTTATAGgcactgatttaaaaatttgatgtttatatctctgccttttaattggggTATTTAGATCACTTATGTGTAGTAAAGTCCTGATATGGTTGGGTTTCAATGTatcattttcctatttgttttctatttgttctgtcTGTTCATTGCTactttttaagggtttttttttctaccttcttccaCATAGATTTTAGGAGCATCTTATTGGGTTccatggaaaaaaatctattggaATTTATATTGGAATTACATTTATCATATAGATTGATTTGAGTGTTTTTGACATCTTTATGCTCTTGAGACTTCCTATCCTGGAGCTTGGTATGTAACTCTCATTATTTAGgtcttttacttttgtatattgattttatatctaggaaatttgttaaaaatctcTCAATTTTAATACTTTATCTGTAGATAATTAGCTTTTCTATGTAGATAATCATaacatctgcaaataatgaagttttgtttcttctttcccagtcttatatttccacttctttttcttctcattttagtctttattgaggtataattgacaaacaaAATTATAAGATGTTTAAAGAGTATGATGTGattatttgacatatatatacattgtgaaaggattccccCTATAGAGttaatttctacttctctttctaaTCCTACTGCATTGACTAGAACCTAAAGCACAATATTGAATTACATTTAATATCGAATAGTATTGTATTCAATATagcattcttgttttgtttctgatcttaaagaGAATTCACTAATATTTTACCTTTAGGTATGATGTTTgctataactttttttaaaaagatgtcttaTTTCAGGTTTCTACTCTGTTTTTGGTTTGCTAAGAGTTCAAATCACAAATggcctttcaatttttttggacTCTTTCTCCTAATTGAGATGGTCacacaatttttctcttttaatttttcagtgaactaaataatgttaaatggattttctaatattaattcAACCTTGAATTTCTATCCAGCCAATAAAAATATAGTGAGAACTTCCTTTATGCCTGAGCTTCATTGGGTTGCCTCTTTTCCACAGGTGTTCACACTGTACTTCTCCTATACACAGAAGGCTTAAAAACCCTCAGCTTGCATGTATCAATGATATAtagtgattttcaaaaaaaaatatttgagagagacagagggggtgAGAAgcaaaggggaggaagagagagagagagaaagaaaaagagagagagagaatctcaagtagactccttgctgagctcagaacctgatgcagggttcaatctcaccaccttgagatcatgacctgagccaaaatcaagaatcagaggcttaactgactgagccacccaggggctcccttGATATACAGTGATTTTAACCCAGAGCTCTTACCTCAGCAATCTTGGGATTGTCATAGATTTCTGAAATTTCACATGGCCTCTCACTTTCCTAagttggtaaaaataaataaggaaggaggaagagatgaaagGTCACAGCATTTGCCCATGCTCATGATTAAAATCAGTGATTCTTAAACCTGCATGCACATAAGAATCATcagaaagcattaaaaacaaaacaaaataagcaaacagatAATAACTAcccaaaaaaatccataaatgagAAATACCATTGTATGTTACTTCAAAAATAGCCCAGGATTGACAGCAGGGAGAAGTGGGTGGGAGTAAAGATCAAGGAAGATTGGCCACATTTCGATAATTGGATTCATTATACTCtctagtatatatttaaaattttccacacCACAGCTCTATTTTCCAGAGATACTAACTAAATTCGTTTTGGTGATtgatattttttgtaataaaaatctagatgatttttaaagtgcACTGAAGGTTAAGAAACTATGACTTAAATAACACTACCAACAACCACAATACACCTTAATATGTTTAAAGTTTACAACTTGTCAACACATCTTTATAACCATGATCTCAGTCCATCCTCAGAACTTTGCCTACCTCCTAAAATAGGGAGGGTAGTTTTTATAACTCCTATTTTGGAGTAGAACTAACCAAGGCACAGAAAATGTGAAGTCACTTACTTAGGATCACATAAATCATAAAGTGGCAGAGCCGGGGTAAGAGCCTATTGTGTCTATCTCCCGTTGGTGCTTATCAATATGAGAACAACCAGGATCATTCATAAATACAGGATGGAATTAGAGCCCAGTGTCCACACAACACAGTTGTATTACAACCATGGAAATTTCTTGGACATTGTCTGGGTGGCCTTTGAATTCTGAGCATGGTCTCCAGAGCAATCCAGCATTTGAAGGGGTGGGGTTGGCAGATTCCCTTGTGACTGATGTGCGTTCAGATGTAGAAAAAGTGCAAAGGTAAACAGAGCCACATACCTGTGGGCGTATCCCTACCATAGACACCTCAGTACCTGTTAGTCTCCTACCTTTCCTGAGATTGTCTCCACTTCCTTTATGAAGCTTAGGCCCTTTTTCCTTGACTTTAGAAAACACACCCACAGATGCGCATTTGCCATGATAATACATGTCCCTCTCCACTGCTACTTTTTGCCACCCCAAATACTATCCTTGTTGCCACGGATTTCCTAAAATGAAGGATGTGTGATAGATTGGCTCTGCTGGCATCTGAGATGAGTCTGAGATGGAAATTGAGGGGCAGGATGTCCACCATCGTCTCCCCAGGAAACAGATTCAAATCCTGACACTCTCAGTCCAAGGCCAGTTCACTGAAATACTGATTCCTGCCAATACAGCCAAACCCAAAGAAGCTGCTAATCACCTCGGTGGATTCATTGCTGCTTCTTCTTCGGTGGATCAGCATAAATAGTAAAGCCACCAACAGGGCTGTGGCCACCAGGGACGGGATGCCTGCTGCTAATCCAAGAGAGGGCCCACAGTCCTGgcacacagagaagggcagagtcAGGTTTTCCAAGAATAAAGGAATAATTCAGttgattaaaaataagacaaaacaaaaacgtGCACAACCTCTAAGTGTCATATACAAAATCAAAAGGTTAATAAGATActgtggaaaaaaatgtttgcaatttaTATATGACAAATGACTCATGTCCTGGGACTTAATCTACATAGTTTAAATCAATGGGAGAAGAGTGATAATCCAGtaggaaaatgggcaaatgatATGAACAGGCTCTTCCTAGGAACAGAAATACAGATGTCTCATCAACATAGCAAAAGCTGAGAAATAATTCAAAGCAAAGATTAGATACTATTTTAACCAGTTTGGCAAAAAGTAAAAAGTTATATCCCACATCATTTTGATGCggatctttacatttatttacactATATCCATTAAGCAAtcaattttaaaacttccattttgttttgatcTGAGTGGAAATAGCCACACTTGTCTCCACCTAAATTTTCAGGTTTGTATATTGTATGGAAATATCAAAGATAATCTGCAGAATCTCTATAaccaccccaggatcatgccctaagccaaaggcagatcctcaactgttgagccccccaggtgcccctctccctcATTTTGGGGGCTAAATTGGTCAGAAGAGTAATTGTTAAGCCAGATTCTATGCTTGGCAACAGTTCACATATCGAACTCTAATCCTCAAAACATGAGTAGGAAATGGCTGGagcattattattcccattttataagtaACCAACCCAAGGTTCCATAATGTAGTGATATACTTACTGCTTCTTTCCCACCTGTAGCAGCTGGGGAGGAAGTCTGTGTGGAAAAAGAACATACATCTTAAAAAGCCCAAATCTACACAGTGCACATTATACAAGAGAGCCCATCAAAGGTTAAGCTATAATGACTAAAGCTCACTCTTTTGCTCAAGTTTCTTTTGAGAACAGATGACAACTGCCAAATAGAACCTTACTCGATTGCTTTCCAGTAAGAAGGAATGAAATCTGGCTATAAAGAGAGAATTCAGAAATTCAAATGTCTTTGTTACTCCGCCTCTGGATTTACCGTAAAACACTTTACAATTCAGAAAGGCTTTCATCTGTCCCTAGTCCCTACACCCTTTCCAGCATCCTTTGGGCCACTTGTCCACGTTgctaggaagaaaacaaatataagaattgGTGGAAGCAAGTTTCTTCAAGGGAGCCTTCCTTGTTTTCAAATACACAATGAAGCAAGTGGCTTCGGGGGGTATCTGAAGTTGTGAATATCCATGAATACATGTGTCCAGTCCATATCTCCACTCAAGGGAGAGGGAATCATATTTCACCCATTTATGAGATATTTCAGGTGAGAGTCTTCCATAGATCACTAAATCTCAAGGGACAAAGTTCTACATTCACCACTAGCTGGTGTAAGCTACAGTAGGTGGGGTTAAGAGCAGGGGTCCCTGGCTCACATTTGCCTGGAACAAAATGGTAATTTCTCAACTCAAGCAAAGGAAGGGACCGCACCACTTCGTCTGTAAAATCAGGATGTTAGTCCCTACTTctagggttgttatgaggatccAGTGAGCATCAGAAGTATACGCTTCCATGTTTCCCCTAAACTTGGCAAAGTTCTGGTCAGACCTATTATTTACTTAATCTTCTCAACCTCAGGGAGCACATTGgagtgcccagggcctgggcttTTACTTGTTGTCTCTATCTTAGAAAAAGTGGAATACATCTTAGACAACTTATGGGTCTTTTCCTAGGTTCCAGGGGTAACTATAAATCTAACATAAACTTGGGTGTTTGAATTCTAAGCCTAGGTCTCTTTCCCAAAGAACGCCCATCAGAGGAGGGATTTGTACTTAACTGATTACACTGTTGCCtaaatacagacacacacacacacacacacacacacacacacacactgcccccccccccccccccgcccggggcaCTTCAGGGCTGCCATCTGCCTAAAGTGTTCTATTCCTCAGGGTAGTGGGAAGAGTGGATATTGTTTCAGGTAAAACATTCTTGTCTGTAGAGTTCACTTGGGCTGGCtttggcaagaaaaaagaaaagaaagaaagaagaaagaaagaaaagaaagaaagaaagaaagaaagaaagaaagaaagaaagaaagaaagagaaagaaagaaagaaagaaagaaagaaagaaagaaagaaagaaagaaagaaagaaagaaagaagaaagaaaggaaagaaggaaagaaggaaggaaggaagaagaggagctAACTGTAAAGCTGCAGGGTGCCATGGGGAGCCCAAGTCCAGAGGGAATCTGGGTTCTCCAGGGATTGGAGCCGTACCTCTTgggacctctctatctctccTGAGCATCGTAACCTTTCACGCGTGCTCTTCTCTGCCCATttgcccttctttctctctccagatGGATGTTTCTGCCCTGCTAACTGTATCAGCTAACAATTACAGAGAACTTACTAAGTACCAGGCTCTTCAAGTACTTTCCCTGTATTGGCTCATTTGTTCTTCGCAACAGCTagtgaagaaaaacaataatgacccccattttacagagaagagagaagcacagagaagtgaagCAACGTGTGTGAGGTCACACAG is a window encoding:
- the OPALIN gene encoding opalin isoform X1; the protein is MGFSLNFTLPANTTSSPAATGGKEADCGPSLGLAAGIPSLVATALLVALLFMLIHRRRSSNESTEESERPCEISEIYDNPKIAENPRRSPTHEKNLMGAEGAHVYVKTVAGSEEPMHDTYRPAVEMERRRGLWWLMPRLSLE
- the OPALIN gene encoding opalin isoform X2, coding for MLIHRRRSSNESTEESERPCEISEIYDNPKIAENPRRSPTHEKNLMGAEGAHVYVKTVAGSEEPMHDTYRPAVEMERRRGLWWLMPRLSLE